The genomic region GCATACTTGACCGCCTGGTAGGTTATAATCTCTCGCCGCTTCTCTGGGAAAAGGTAAAACGAGGCCTTTCGGCTGGAAGGGTTCAGTCCGTGGCCTTACGCCTCATCTGTGAGCGGGAGCGTGAACGTGAAGCCTTTGAACCTGAAGAATATTGGACTATTGAGCTTCTTTTTGAAACTGAAGAAGGCCCTCTTTGTGCCAAGCTCAAGCGTTACAAAGGCAAAGCCGTAAAGCCTAAGAGCGAGACTGAAGCTAAGGCCATAGTGGAAGACCTTTTAAAGCAAGAATTTTTAGTTTCCAAAGTTGAAAAGAAGGAAGTAAAGCGAAAACCTCCGGCTCCATTTATTACCAGTACTCTTCAGCAGGAGGCCTGGAGGAGGCTAAGGTTTTCCGCTAAAAAGACTATGCTTCTTGCCCAGCGCCTTTATGAAGGTATTGAGCTTGGCGAAGAAGGCGCCGTGGGTTTGATAACTTATATGCGTACAGACTCGGTGCGCGTGGCCAAAGAGGCCCAGGAAGAAGCCAGGGCTTTTATAAAACAACAATTTGGACCTGATTTTCTGCCTAAAAAACCACACGCTTTTAAAAGCCGCAAAAGCGCTCAAGAGGCCCACGAGGCCATAAGGCCCACTTCACTACTTAGGACTCCTGAAAGTCTCAAACCTTATCTTTCGCGCGAAGAACTTGCCCTTTATGACTTAATTTTCAGACGCTTTGTGGCTTCCCAGATGGCTGAAGCTCGCTTTGAGCGCACGGAAATTCACATTGTTGGTGGAGATTACGAACTCTTGGCTAGTGGCCAGCGCCTGGTGCATCCAGGGTTTCTTGTTCTTTATCGTACTGATGAGGAAGAAGAGGCCAATTTGCCTCAGGTGGAAGCTGGCAAGAGCCTTAAACTGAAAGAAATTGACCCGAAACAGCATTTTACGCAGCCTCCACCCCGTTACACTGAGGCGAGCCTTATAAGGACGCTAGAAGAAAAGGGCATAGGTCGTCCGTCAACCTACGCGCAGATAGTTTCAACTATAAAAGACCGCGGCTATGTGGAAACAGAAAAAGGCTATTTAAAGCCTACCGAACTTGGTTTGCTGGTGAATGATCTCCTGGTAGCCCATTTCCCAAATATTATTGAAACAGGGTTTACTGCGAGACTTGAAGAAGCTCTTGACGAAATAGAAGAGGG from Thermodesulfatator indicus DSM 15286 harbors:
- the topA gene encoding type I DNA topoisomerase, coding for MKKGLIIVESPTKVRTIKKIVGKDFEVAASVGHIKDLPKSRLGVNVDNGFEPEYVTIRGKKEVIKKLKNAAKKAEEIYLGPDPDREGEAIAWHIAEELKSLKKPIKRLLLYELTEKGIKEALKNPGELDPNKFESQKARRILDRLVGYNLSPLLWEKVKRGLSAGRVQSVALRLICEREREREAFEPEEYWTIELLFETEEGPLCAKLKRYKGKAVKPKSETEAKAIVEDLLKQEFLVSKVEKKEVKRKPPAPFITSTLQQEAWRRLRFSAKKTMLLAQRLYEGIELGEEGAVGLITYMRTDSVRVAKEAQEEARAFIKQQFGPDFLPKKPHAFKSRKSAQEAHEAIRPTSLLRTPESLKPYLSREELALYDLIFRRFVASQMAEARFERTEIHIVGGDYELLASGQRLVHPGFLVLYRTDEEEEANLPQVEAGKSLKLKEIDPKQHFTQPPPRYTEASLIRTLEEKGIGRPSTYAQIVSTIKDRGYVETEKGYLKPTELGLLVNDLLVAHFPNIIETGFTARLEEALDEIEEGKKERVELLRSFYKTFEEVLRRAEDEMASLKAGVPSGIKCPACGEEMIIRVGRAGAFLACSRYPECKETRDYERNEKGVIKIVEKNRETGEVCEKCGRPMVIKRGRFGEFMACSGYPECKNTKPISTGIPCLKENCQGTLIKRRARTGKIYYRCSEKDCDFILWQEPIKEKCPECGAPFMVRKKERRKEYKVCPKCQYKEALDE